A genomic stretch from Clavelina lepadiformis chromosome 5, kaClaLepa1.1, whole genome shotgun sequence includes:
- the LOC143458596 gene encoding uncharacterized protein LOC143458596, with product MNSNLVPGFCFVMKHVTKQLDELNLFLCSLDANSFHEIASVIKEMKPGQIGKMDITGNHLQPSNIDDVIGLLRVVRDVLSMWNCFIGDDGRWRVANQDERSKIQSALNKIQTRLKVRDYRTKLERDSNQDGSSC from the exons ATGAATTCAAACCTGGTCCCTGGGTTCTGCTTCGTCATGAAACACGTCACAAAGCAATTGGATGAGCTCAATCTGTTTTTATGTTCCCTGGATGCGAATTCATTTCACGAGATCGCTTCGGTCATAAAAGAGATGAAACCAGGACAA ATTGGAAAGATGGATATCACTGGTAACCATCTGCAACCATCAAAcatcgatgacgtcatcgggTTGTTGAGAGTCGTGAGAGATGTGCTGTCGATGTGGAATTGCTTCATTGGTGATGATGGAAGATGGCGAGTTGCTAATCAGGATGAAAGAAGCAAGATCCAATCAGCTCTCAACAAGATTCAAACCAGGTTGAAAGTTCGTGATTATCGCACCAAACTTGAACGAGATTCAAACCAGGATGGAAGTTCGTGTTGA
- the LOC143458755 gene encoding nucleotide-binding oligomerization domain-containing protein 2-like — protein MAEQSTSSNVNITDAVLNQSPVIKDAENVTINYTQPPSTSSSDEDEWNSMRKLINLCISYLEKEGKLRLQGVSAKEEIPVVHPIIHEITYYGKDTVPVDERYDPKGPNELFKNKIKREVCFQDLLDQKDKFISIVASAGSGKTVLSLRLAKAFSLPQRLCIHLKLMDANYEQPLTLRQLLLENMFPGHSEEFYTACFSWMQKNTDKIVLILDGLDQAQYSLKETSPKINYNACVPVKDLVFNLCRKHFFPNSLLIITSRPHAVLYLHELARPQVTYALGDLSVFNSHELFLVFADEDLWRKINTTSSQMLSMCRNPLMLQMIISSNIDPSEDIGDASTPTRLFATVMKNLTQSGHIRNTEGFNELLKRLRVLAFDATMEGKVVLTAKQLRNAQVNPATIHDIVVQLHTHGLSVNSCLFEGNTKFYFCHQTFQEHLTASYVVYEMPLEEFQEFVETSLFQEHWTVVRRFVCGLLFDLGSKAVSGDLQTKKEILKKHLIQQLEFISEKFTESLPVVTKNNIFV, from the exons ATGGCAGAGCAAAGCACAAGCTCAAATGTAAATATTACTGATGCTGTTTTGAACCAATCACCAGTTATAAAAG ATGCTGAGAATGTCACCATCAACTACACGCAACCACCCAGCACAAGCTCATCTGATGAAGATG agTGGAATTCCATGAGaaaattgataaatttatGCATCAGTTACCTCGAAAAAGAAGGAAAGTTACGTCTTCAAGGTGTCAGTGCTAAAGAAGAAATTCCAGTCGTCCACCCAATAATTCACGAGATTACATACTATGGCAAAGATACAGTTCCTGTTGATGAAAGATACGATCCGAAAGGTCCGAACGAGCTGTTCAAAAATAAGATCAAAAGAGAAGTTTGTTTCCAAGATCTGTTGGATCAAAAAGACAAATTCATCAGCATTGTTGCCAGCGCTGGTTCTGGAAAGACCGTCCTCAGCCTGAGGCTGGCAAAAGCTTTTTCCCTGCCTCAGCGACTCTGTATCCACCTGAAGTTGATGGATGCCAATTATGAACAACCATTGACTCTTAGACAGTTATTGCTTGAAAACATGTTTCCAGGACATAGTGAGGAGTTTTACACAGCTTGCTTCTCCTGGATGCAGAAGAACACCGACAAGATTGTGCTGATCCTGGATGGATTGGATCAAGCTCAATATTCCTTGAAGGAAACTtcaccaaaaataaattacaatgcCTGTGTCCCTGTCAAAGACCTGGTTTTTAACTTGTGTAGAAAACATTTCTTCCCCAACAGTCTCCTCATCATCACATCCAGGCCACATGCAGTGCTCTACCTCCATGAACTAGCAAGACCTCAGGTCACTTATGCTCTGGGTGACCTCAGTGTTTTCAACTCACACGAGTTGTTCCTTGTCTTTGCTGATGAAGATCTCTGGAGGAAGATAAATACAACTTCAAGTCAAATGCTGTCAATGTGTAGAAATCCCTTGATGCTCCAGATGATCATTTCCAGCAACATCGATCCATCAGAGGACATTGGTGATGCTTCCACCCCTACAAGGCTGTTTGCAACAGTGATGAAGAATCTGACTCAAAGTGGACATATCCGTAACACAGAAGGCTTCAATGAGCTGCTTAAGAGGTTGAGAGTTCTCGCGTTTGATGCAACCATGGAAGGAAAAGTTGTGCTAACTGCTAAGCAGCTAAGAAATGCCCAAGTTAACCCAGCTACCATCCACGATATCGTGGTTCAACTCCACACTCATGGACTTAGTGTCAACAGCTGTCTTTTTGAAGGCAACACCAAGTTCTACTTCTGTCATCAGACTTTCCAAGAACATCTCACAGCATCCTATGTTGTTTACGAAATGCCACTGGAGGAGTTTCAAGAGTTTGTAGAAACATCACTGTTTCAAGAGCATTGGACAGTGGTTAGAAGATTCGTCTGTGGCCTGTTGTTTGATTTGGGGTCGAAAGCTGTTTCAG GAGATCTTCAGACGAAAAAGGaaattttgaagaaacatcTCATCCAGCAGCTGGAATTCATTTCAGAAAAGTTTACGGAATCACTTCCAG TGGTGACCAAGAACAacatatttgtttaa